The Candidatus Eisenbacteria bacterium genome includes a window with the following:
- a CDS encoding YXWGXW repeat-containing protein — protein sequence MQKSNRIGRCALRLAITIVVLSILSAGCAVYTRPAPPSARVELRAAAPCHGGRRVAGHWRWEGKRIGYRWIPGHWTCR from the coding sequence TTGCAGAAGTCGAATCGAATAGGGAGGTGCGCCCTGCGTCTTGCGATCACGATCGTTGTTCTGTCGATCCTCTCCGCGGGGTGCGCCGTCTACACACGGCCCGCGCCCCCGTCCGCCCGCGTCGAGCTCCGAGCGGCCGCACCTTGCCACGGAGGTCGGCGGGTCGCCGGGCATTGGCGCTGGGAGGGGAAGCGGATCGGGTATCGCTGGATCCCGGGGCACTGGACCTGCCGGTAG
- a CDS encoding TIGR02757 family protein — translation MAAIRRHVEEVLALMGGSPARFVRRFDRRRDGRAFLALRYRFHTGADLAFLLEALGDVYRSHRSLEEVFLEGGEETRDRLGALVGRIRLSLRGGGADLRSSYGLRFLLASPEKGGACKRWNLFLRWMVRPDDGIDCGVWRSVDPAELIAPLDAHLHRIGRRLGLVSSRAANWAAAESLTASLRAVDPHDPLRFDFPLCRLGILDRCPGSGFVARCGRCELFSLCDRVLGSGPLKSGKKMFDTMYEKS, via the coding sequence GTGGCGGCGATTCGCCGCCATGTCGAGGAGGTCCTCGCCCTCATGGGAGGTTCCCCCGCGCGCTTCGTGCGCCGCTTCGATCGGCGCCGCGACGGGAGGGCGTTCTTGGCGCTCCGCTACCGGTTTCACACGGGAGCCGATCTGGCCTTTCTTCTCGAAGCGCTCGGCGACGTCTATCGCTCGCATCGAAGCCTCGAGGAGGTCTTTCTCGAGGGGGGCGAAGAGACGCGCGACCGTCTCGGCGCCCTCGTCGGCAGGATCCGTCTCTCTCTCCGCGGGGGTGGCGCCGACCTTCGTTCGTCCTACGGGCTCCGCTTCCTTCTCGCCTCCCCCGAGAAGGGGGGAGCCTGCAAGAGGTGGAATCTTTTCCTTCGATGGATGGTCCGGCCGGATGACGGGATCGACTGCGGCGTCTGGAGGAGCGTCGACCCTGCGGAGCTCATCGCTCCGCTTGATGCACACCTTCACCGCATCGGTCGAAGGCTGGGCCTTGTTTCGTCGCGCGCGGCGAACTGGGCCGCCGCGGAGAGCCTCACCGCAAGCCTGCGTGCCGTCGATCCGCACGACCCTCTACGCTTCGACTTTCCTCTCTGTCGTCTCGGCATCCTCGATCGATGCCCCGGCTCCGGGTTCGTCGCCCGATGCGGGAGGTGCGAGCTTTTTTCTCTCTGCGACCGGGTCCTCGGGTCCGGACCGCTCAAGTCGGGGAAGAAAATGTTCGATACGATGTACGAAAAGAGTTGA